A DNA window from Shewanella baltica contains the following coding sequences:
- a CDS encoding porin family protein gives MKNTILTLAAIISLASVSVYSHAENMKNNDVAENGIYVGANYGYLKVDGKDDFDDNSDVIQGLVGYRFNQYLAIEGGYVNFGDYGNSLSNAETDGYTAALKVSYPIVNRVELYAKGGQLWYSTDYDVLGFSGNKDDEGVFAGAGVAFKVTDRFLINAEYTWYDAGITVENVSNGADTDTDFKQASLGVEYRF, from the coding sequence ATGAAAAATACCATTCTTACTTTGGCCGCCATTATTTCTTTAGCCTCTGTTAGTGTTTACTCTCATGCAGAGAACATGAAAAATAATGATGTCGCAGAAAATGGCATTTATGTTGGTGCTAACTATGGTTATTTAAAAGTCGATGGTAAAGATGACTTCGATGACAATAGCGATGTTATTCAAGGGCTTGTTGGTTATCGCTTCAACCAATATTTAGCTATCGAAGGCGGATACGTCAACTTCGGTGATTATGGTAATAGCTTATCTAATGCAGAAACAGATGGTTATACCGCTGCGCTAAAAGTCTCATATCCCATTGTAAATCGCGTTGAGTTGTACGCTAAAGGTGGGCAACTATGGTATTCCACTGATTATGATGTGTTAGGTTTTTCTGGAAATAAAGATGATGAAGGTGTGTTCGCCGGTGCCGGTGTCGCATTTAAAGTCACAGATCGATTCTTAATTAATGCCGAGTACACTTGGTATGATGCAGGAATTACCGTTGAGAATGTTAGCAACGGTGCAGATACAGACACAGACTTTAAACAAGCCAGTTTAGGTGTTGAATATCGATTCTAA
- a CDS encoding DUF4336 domain-containing protein: protein MKQLAENLWIFDGEAVPFFTLPYTTRMTVIRLNNGALWVHSPIKLTSEVQALVEALGEVRYLIAPNHLHHLFLKDWQQGYPQAQSFGTAEVQTKRPDLHFDGLFTAQFHAMWATDIDQILFTGSHFMQECVFLHKASRTLIVTDLIENFSPESFNALQRLLARGAGILAPNGKMPLDWRLSFMFAKTQARSHIDKILAWEPKAIIMAHGLIIENDATAFLEKSFSWVNREG, encoded by the coding sequence ATGAAGCAACTAGCAGAGAACCTGTGGATTTTTGATGGTGAAGCCGTACCATTTTTTACCTTGCCCTATACCACACGGATGACAGTGATCCGTTTGAATAATGGCGCTTTGTGGGTACATAGCCCAATTAAACTCACCTCTGAAGTTCAAGCACTGGTCGAAGCGTTAGGCGAAGTTCGTTATCTTATTGCGCCTAACCACTTGCATCACTTGTTTTTAAAGGACTGGCAGCAAGGTTATCCGCAGGCCCAAAGCTTTGGCACTGCAGAAGTTCAAACAAAGCGGCCAGATCTTCACTTTGACGGGCTGTTCACCGCTCAATTTCATGCCATGTGGGCGACTGATATTGACCAAATATTATTTACGGGCTCTCATTTCATGCAGGAATGTGTGTTCCTTCATAAAGCATCGCGTACTTTGATTGTGACGGATCTTATCGAGAACTTTTCACCCGAATCTTTTAATGCCTTGCAGCGGTTATTGGCTCGCGGAGCGGGAATACTCGCTCCAAACGGTAAAATGCCCTTAGATTGGCGCTTAAGTTTTATGTTTGCTAAGACACAAGCGCGCAGTCATATTGATAAAATATTAGCTTGGGAGCCAAAAGCCATCATCATGGCCCATGGTCTTATTATCGAGAATGATGCAACGGCATTTTTGGAAAAATCATTTTCTTGGGTAAATAGGGAAGGATAA
- a CDS encoding Crp/Fnr family transcriptional regulator, whose translation MQIEPNPNTRFYPFLKAHSEQFRQKLMHCAVATRHLIKGSALLTQGQVVDHLYLVPHGRVSMNITVASGKRFQLGEVQCTEQIFGEMEFLNQNLCQWSVVAEQDIDVTAISVAKLTRSLQAHPEMAMFFASALADDYQDSMDIYTQRLLRPIVYNIAYDLWIRDSNTVVLGGFAKIDPEAERFGTISRVYRRAVKELVVRGLVRKQGAHLEILDRQGLKAFLDDSSHNDL comes from the coding sequence ATGCAGATCGAGCCAAACCCTAATACTCGCTTTTATCCATTCCTTAAAGCACACAGTGAGCAATTTCGGCAGAAATTAATGCACTGTGCAGTCGCTACTCGTCACCTCATCAAAGGTTCTGCTCTGCTAACCCAAGGGCAAGTTGTAGACCATTTATACCTAGTGCCTCACGGCCGAGTCTCTATGAATATTACTGTCGCTAGTGGTAAGCGTTTTCAGCTTGGTGAGGTGCAGTGTACTGAACAAATCTTTGGTGAAATGGAGTTTTTAAATCAAAATCTTTGTCAGTGGAGTGTAGTCGCTGAACAAGATATTGATGTAACGGCTATTTCCGTGGCAAAACTGACGAGATCTTTACAGGCTCATCCTGAAATGGCGATGTTTTTTGCCAGTGCTTTAGCTGATGATTATCAAGACTCCATGGATATCTATACCCAACGATTATTACGGCCCATAGTGTATAACATTGCCTATGATCTATGGATACGAGATAGCAATACTGTTGTCCTTGGTGGTTTTGCTAAAATCGACCCTGAAGCTGAACGTTTTGGTACTATTAGCCGCGTTTATCGACGAGCAGTGAAAGAGTTAGTTGTTCGTGGCTTAGTCCGGAAACAAGGGGCACATTTGGAAATTTTAGATCGCCAAGGTTTAAAAGCCTTTCTTGATGACAGTAGCCATAATGATTTGTAG
- a CDS encoding nucleoside phosphorylase, with protein MNLQPHIGVSADDIASRVIVCGDPARAARIAGWCENGKQVASNREFQLFNARFNGIDVTICSTGIGAASMLIALEELKQCGVTTIIRVGSAGALQHNIGLGELIIAEGAVRDEGGSLSYLPASYPAVADHALVAALLSAAKQLQSKYYLGLVRSHDSFYTDQETEICEFWHQRGVLAADMETSALLTVGRFRGLQVASILNNVVLFEQEVKEGIGQFKQVNGSMIEGEKRSAMIALQALTSHRS; from the coding sequence ATGAACCTACAACCACACATTGGCGTCAGTGCTGACGATATAGCTTCTAGAGTGATTGTGTGTGGTGATCCTGCTCGTGCAGCGCGTATCGCGGGTTGGTGTGAAAACGGCAAACAAGTTGCCAGTAATCGTGAGTTTCAGTTATTTAATGCACGATTTAACGGTATAGATGTCACGATTTGTAGTACAGGCATAGGCGCTGCTTCAATGCTGATCGCATTAGAGGAGCTTAAACAGTGCGGAGTTACTACCATCATTCGTGTTGGATCTGCAGGAGCGTTGCAACACAATATTGGCCTAGGAGAATTGATTATTGCCGAAGGGGCCGTTCGTGACGAAGGGGGCTCCTTGAGCTATCTTCCTGCATCCTATCCTGCTGTAGCCGATCATGCCTTAGTTGCGGCCTTACTTAGTGCAGCTAAGCAACTTCAAAGTAAATATTACTTAGGCTTAGTGCGTTCCCATGACAGTTTTTATACCGACCAAGAGACGGAAATTTGTGAGTTTTGGCACCAGCGTGGTGTACTCGCTGCTGACATGGAAACCTCTGCACTGTTAACGGTCGGGCGTTTCCGTGGTTTGCAGGTTGCATCCATTCTTAATAACGTTGTTCTATTTGAGCAGGAAGTTAAAGAAGGTATTGGTCAGTTTAAACAAGTTAACGGCAGTATGATTGAGGGGGAAAAGCGTTCAGCAATGATTGCGTTGCAAGCGCTAACAAGCCATAGGAGTTAA
- the pnuC gene encoding nicotinamide riboside transporter PnuC encodes MDIISWFSINNTFVNIPLGSGYAMSWIEMVGTVFGLLCIWCASKEKTINYFFGLINVTLFAIIFYQIQLYGLLILQLFFFVANIYGWYAWTRPNTIDGESLQVRWLSKQKLLITGVVSIVAICLMTIFIDPFFAALAKIATNTLNAFGNDIVLKPLDPDAFPFWDATMTVLSVVAQILMTRKYVENWILWVVINVISVGVYAAQGVYAMSIEYAILLFIALNGTRVWMATAKSNQAKSSKQAVL; translated from the coding sequence ATGGACATTATTTCATGGTTTAGTATCAATAATACCTTTGTTAATATTCCTCTGGGCAGTGGCTATGCCATGTCATGGATTGAGATGGTTGGCACTGTATTTGGTTTATTGTGTATTTGGTGTGCAAGCAAAGAGAAAACGATTAACTATTTTTTTGGTTTAATTAATGTGACTTTGTTTGCAATCATCTTTTACCAAATCCAACTATATGGATTATTAATTCTGCAATTATTCTTTTTTGTCGCCAATATCTACGGTTGGTATGCGTGGACTCGTCCCAATACTATTGATGGCGAATCACTACAAGTGCGTTGGCTATCTAAACAAAAACTGCTCATTACTGGCGTAGTGAGTATTGTCGCTATTTGTTTGATGACTATCTTCATTGACCCTTTCTTTGCAGCGTTAGCTAAAATCGCCACTAACACACTCAACGCCTTCGGCAATGATATCGTCCTTAAACCTTTAGATCCTGATGCCTTCCCGTTTTGGGATGCCACAATGACTGTATTGTCAGTGGTCGCGCAAATTCTCATGACCCGCAAGTATGTTGAAAACTGGATTCTGTGGGTTGTGATAAACGTGATTAGTGTTGGTGTGTATGCTGCACAAGGTGTTTACGCCATGTCTATCGAATACGCAATTCTGCTATTCATCGCATTGAATGGCACGCGAGTATGGATGGCAACTGCAAAGTCTAACCAAGCCAAATCCTCAAAGCAGGCGGTGCTATGA
- a CDS encoding EAL domain-containing protein encodes MDFPARIKQQTCMDCLSGKSLGFEIRMAFQPIIHWPSREISGYEALVRGPEGEGAAWVFARINDSNKYYFDQACRVKAIETASKLGLDKMLSINFLPNAVYNPETCIRATIEAADMYGFDIHKIMFEVTEGEQIVDRAKLVRIFESYAKRGFITAIDDFGSGFADLSWLDALRPRVLKLDMTLIRDIDADKEKQLAVDEILRICLELNTRVLAEGVETEGELNYLAGIGIEYFQGYYFAKPKLEHLSTYEELNFHAP; translated from the coding sequence ATGGATTTCCCCGCTCGAATAAAGCAGCAAACATGCATGGATTGCTTAAGTGGTAAGTCATTAGGATTTGAAATTCGCATGGCATTTCAACCTATCATTCATTGGCCCAGCCGTGAGATTAGCGGTTATGAAGCCCTTGTTAGAGGTCCCGAAGGTGAAGGGGCCGCGTGGGTGTTTGCGCGAATTAACGATAGCAACAAGTACTATTTTGATCAGGCTTGCCGGGTTAAAGCGATAGAAACCGCTTCAAAGTTGGGACTCGATAAGATGCTCAGTATCAACTTTCTGCCCAATGCTGTGTATAACCCTGAAACCTGTATTCGCGCGACGATTGAAGCCGCCGACATGTATGGGTTTGATATCCACAAAATTATGTTCGAAGTGACAGAGGGTGAGCAAATTGTCGATCGGGCGAAATTAGTCCGCATCTTCGAGAGTTATGCTAAGCGTGGTTTTATCACCGCAATCGATGATTTTGGCAGTGGTTTTGCTGATTTAAGTTGGTTGGATGCCCTGCGTCCCCGAGTGCTAAAACTCGACATGACCTTGATCCGTGATATCGATGCCGATAAAGAAAAACAGCTGGCGGTGGATGAAATACTGCGTATTTGCCTAGAGCTTAATACCAGAGTTTTGGCCGAAGGCGTTGAAACCGAAGGTGAACTGAATTATCTCGCTGGAATTGGGATTGAGTATTTTCAGGGTTATTACTTTGCTAAACCTAAGCTCGAACATTTAAGCACCTATGAAGAGCTGAACTTTCATGCACCATAG
- a CDS encoding oxidative stress defense protein encodes MKNSLLAVLVAGGLFSSAFMAPAVLAAEVDFPHIETMGVSQIQVEPDMADVNVEVVVTEKTAKAAKDNSDAAVAKFIARLTAAGVTKDQIQSANLNLQPQYVYVQDKAPELTGYTASRQITVTVTDLSRLNAILDSALEEGMNRVNNIALKSSKEAEYVAKARQAAIVDAKQKAESLAKGFGENLGKIWQIRYYDQRPVQPVMLRMSAKADAMGAAESYQYGQVSIEDRVEVIYKLK; translated from the coding sequence ATGAAAAATTCTCTTTTAGCGGTATTGGTAGCGGGTGGTCTTTTTTCGAGTGCGTTTATGGCACCAGCAGTACTCGCCGCGGAGGTCGATTTCCCCCACATTGAAACCATGGGTGTCAGCCAAATCCAAGTCGAGCCCGATATGGCGGATGTGAATGTGGAAGTGGTCGTGACCGAAAAAACCGCTAAAGCCGCCAAAGATAATTCCGATGCCGCCGTGGCTAAGTTTATCGCCCGTCTCACCGCAGCGGGTGTGACTAAAGATCAGATCCAGAGCGCGAATTTAAATCTTCAACCGCAATACGTCTATGTGCAGGATAAAGCGCCAGAGCTGACGGGTTATACTGCCAGTCGCCAAATTACCGTGACGGTAACAGACTTAAGCCGCTTGAATGCTATTTTAGATTCTGCCTTAGAAGAGGGCATGAATCGGGTCAATAACATCGCCCTTAAGTCGAGCAAAGAAGCTGAATACGTCGCCAAAGCACGTCAAGCCGCGATTGTGGATGCCAAACAAAAAGCCGAATCTTTGGCTAAAGGCTTTGGTGAAAATCTCGGTAAGATTTGGCAGATCCGTTATTACGATCAACGCCCTGTGCAACCTGTCATGTTGCGTATGAGCGCTAAAGCCGATGCCATGGGCGCCGCCGAGAGTTATCAATATGGTCAAGTGAGCATAGAAGATAGAGTTGAAGTGATTTATAAACTGAAGTAA
- the rimO gene encoding 30S ribosomal protein S12 methylthiotransferase RimO has translation MTVETFKPKQTTTLDIPVKTLEAASTNAVTTGNRIGFVSLGCPKNLVDSERILTQLRIDGYEVTNSYANADLVIVNTCGFIDAAVEESLDAVREALEENGKVIVTGCLGAKENQIREVHPDVLEITGPHSYEAVLKHVHKYVPKPEHNPFTSLIPQTGVKLTPKHYAYLKISEGCDNRCTFCIIPSLRGDLDSRPAGSILDEAKRLVESGVQEILVVSQDTSAYGKDKGGRTDFWNGMPVKQDITSLARQLGKMGAWVRLHYIYPYPWVDDLIPLMAEGLILPYLDIPMQHASPRILKMMKRPGRVDRQLEAIQRWREICPDLVIRSTFIVGFPGETEEDFQILLDFLKEARLDRVGCFKYSEVDGAVANTITELISEDVKEDRYHRFMEVQAEISAERLARFVGRTLDILIDDVDEEGAIGRSFADAPEIDGMVFINGETELEPGMLVRARITHSDEHDLWAEVVDADTQD, from the coding sequence ATGACAGTTGAAACTTTTAAACCCAAGCAAACGACCACGCTTGATATCCCAGTAAAAACATTAGAAGCAGCAAGCACTAATGCTGTTACCACTGGGAATCGCATCGGTTTTGTGTCTTTGGGCTGCCCAAAAAACCTCGTGGATTCAGAGCGTATTCTGACTCAGTTACGCATCGACGGCTACGAAGTGACTAACAGCTACGCCAATGCCGATCTGGTTATCGTCAACACCTGCGGCTTTATCGATGCTGCGGTTGAAGAATCTCTGGACGCTGTGCGTGAAGCCTTAGAAGAAAACGGCAAAGTGATCGTAACTGGCTGCCTTGGCGCCAAAGAAAACCAAATCCGCGAAGTACATCCAGATGTGTTAGAAATCACTGGCCCACACAGCTATGAAGCCGTGTTGAAGCACGTTCACAAATATGTGCCTAAGCCAGAACACAACCCTTTCACGTCATTAATCCCACAAACTGGGGTTAAGTTAACGCCTAAGCATTACGCTTATTTAAAGATTTCAGAAGGTTGCGACAACCGTTGTACTTTCTGCATTATTCCTTCACTACGTGGCGATCTCGACAGCCGCCCAGCGGGCAGCATCTTAGATGAAGCTAAGCGTTTAGTGGAATCAGGCGTACAAGAAATTTTAGTCGTCAGCCAAGATACCTCGGCCTACGGCAAAGACAAAGGCGGTCGTACCGATTTTTGGAACGGTATGCCAGTCAAGCAAGACATTACTAGCCTAGCGCGCCAACTGGGTAAAATGGGCGCTTGGGTGCGTCTGCATTATATCTATCCATACCCATGGGTTGACGATTTGATCCCACTGATGGCCGAAGGTTTGATCCTGCCGTATTTGGATATTCCAATGCAGCATGCAAGCCCACGTATCCTGAAGATGATGAAGCGTCCAGGCCGTGTTGACCGTCAGTTAGAAGCGATTCAACGCTGGCGTGAAATCTGCCCCGATCTAGTGATCCGCTCAACCTTCATCGTCGGCTTCCCAGGTGAAACCGAAGAGGATTTCCAAATCCTGCTCGATTTCTTAAAAGAAGCACGTCTTGATCGCGTCGGTTGCTTTAAGTATTCAGAAGTCGATGGCGCTGTCGCCAACACCATCACCGAGCTTATCAGCGAAGATGTTAAAGAAGACAGATACCACAGATTTATGGAAGTCCAAGCCGAGATCAGCGCCGAGCGTTTAGCCCGTTTCGTTGGCCGTACCTTAGACATTCTGATTGACGATGTTGACGAAGAAGGCGCCATTGGCCGCAGCTTCGCCGATGCACCAGAAATCGACGGTATGGTGTTTATCAATGGTGAAACTGAGCTGGAACCAGGCATGTTGGTTCGTGCTCGCATCACCCATTCAGACGAACACGATCTGTGGGCTGAAGTAGTAGACGCTGACACCCAAGACTAA
- the fumC gene encoding class II fumarate hydratase, whose product MAQQYRIEHDTMGEIKVPADCYWGAQTERSRQHFRIGVEASMPIEVIHAFGYLKKAAAITNQQLGTLTQAKAQLIAQVCDELIAGELDTQFPLVIWQTGSGTQTNMNVNEVIAYRGHVLSGGQLTDAVKCLHPNDDVNRSQSSNDTFPTAMHIAAYRQAVELVLPCMKSLQQSLQHKAEEFAHLVKIGRTHFMDATPLTLGQEFSGYAAQLSHGIEGIEHSLKRVAELALGATAVGTGLNTHKDYAVKVADNIAKLTGLPLVTAPNKFAALAAHDELVALSAAYKVAAVSLMKIANDIRMLGSGPRCGIAELFLPENEPGSSIMPGKVNPTQVEAMTMVCAQVMGNDVAVSIGGSNGQFELNVFKPMIIANVLQSGRLLGDACQSFNDHCVVGIVANEPQIAKHVENSLMLVTALNQHIGYEKAAKIAKKAHSEHKTLRQAALELEFVTAEEFELWVDANKMLGPDA is encoded by the coding sequence ATGGCACAGCAATATCGAATCGAACACGACACTATGGGTGAGATAAAAGTCCCCGCAGACTGTTATTGGGGCGCGCAAACCGAGCGTTCACGGCAGCACTTTCGTATCGGTGTCGAAGCGTCAATGCCGATTGAAGTGATCCATGCATTTGGTTATCTCAAAAAGGCCGCCGCCATCACCAATCAACAACTCGGCACTTTGACTCAAGCTAAAGCCCAACTGATTGCCCAAGTGTGCGATGAGCTGATTGCGGGCGAACTCGATACGCAATTTCCCTTGGTGATTTGGCAAACGGGCTCGGGCACGCAAACCAATATGAACGTCAATGAGGTGATCGCCTATCGCGGCCATGTGCTCTCAGGTGGGCAACTCACCGATGCGGTTAAATGTTTACATCCCAATGACGATGTTAATCGCTCGCAATCTTCCAACGATACTTTTCCCACCGCCATGCACATTGCCGCCTATCGTCAAGCCGTTGAGCTGGTTTTGCCCTGCATGAAGTCACTACAGCAGAGCTTGCAGCACAAGGCCGAGGAGTTTGCGCACCTAGTTAAAATCGGCCGCACGCATTTTATGGATGCGACACCGTTAACCTTAGGCCAAGAGTTTTCGGGTTACGCCGCGCAATTAAGTCATGGTATCGAAGGCATTGAGCACAGTCTCAAGCGGGTGGCCGAGTTAGCCTTAGGTGCGACCGCCGTGGGCACTGGGCTGAATACGCATAAGGATTACGCCGTTAAGGTGGCGGACAATATCGCAAAGCTCACAGGCTTGCCCTTAGTGACGGCGCCGAATAAGTTTGCCGCCCTTGCTGCCCACGATGAATTAGTCGCCCTGTCGGCGGCCTATAAAGTGGCGGCGGTCAGTTTAATGAAGATCGCAAATGATATTAGGATGTTAGGTTCTGGCCCGCGCTGCGGCATCGCTGAGTTATTCCTGCCTGAAAATGAACCGGGTTCGTCGATCATGCCGGGCAAAGTCAACCCGACTCAGGTTGAGGCCATGACTATGGTGTGCGCGCAAGTCATGGGCAATGATGTCGCCGTTAGCATTGGCGGCAGCAATGGTCAGTTTGAGCTCAATGTATTTAAGCCAATGATCATCGCCAATGTGCTGCAATCGGGGCGCTTATTGGGGGATGCTTGTCAGTCGTTTAACGATCACTGCGTGGTCGGCATAGTGGCGAACGAGCCGCAGATAGCTAAGCATGTGGAAAACTCACTCATGCTAGTGACGGCGCTGAATCAACATATCGGTTATGAAAAGGCCGCTAAGATCGCCAAAAAAGCCCATAGCGAACACAAGACACTGCGCCAAGCGGCATTAGAACTTGAGTTTGTCACGGCAGAAGAGTTCGAGCTTTGGGTCGATGCCAATAAGATGTTAGGGCCAGATGCTTAA
- a CDS encoding ribosome alternative rescue factor ArfA, translating into MTKQKPQNMTLEHESGRGTITDNALKALVTSPLFRTRTEKAKKGKGSYDRKAQNRKGHQHKGDAPFDFLRLSFC; encoded by the coding sequence ATGACTAAGCAAAAACCGCAAAATATGACCTTAGAACACGAAAGTGGCCGAGGCACCATTACCGACAACGCACTTAAAGCGTTAGTGACGAGTCCCCTGTTTAGGACCCGCACCGAGAAAGCCAAAAAGGGCAAAGGGTCATATGACCGTAAGGCACAAAACCGAAAGGGGCATCAGCACAAGGGCGATGCCCCTTTTGACTTTCTACGTCTGAGCTTTTGTTAA
- a CDS encoding substrate-binding periplasmic protein: protein MKSTLVAQPWLGALLLLMTLQAPLANAFSSSDACVITMGYRTSERLPFIEDEPNNTGFYHDLYQAAADKIGCKLNVVRAPKLRILRDLKLGNIDFYPGLNFTEDRAKYAHFIPNGLSERAIGISRAGAADIRSIEQLVNNKMTLLIAPGSYDFGGLPDKIQVRKPPELNVSKALDYLLTNQGDFFIYDQTTLHYYLNDRDPTQFKLHYNCCQSAQEMYLGFSKKSRHYRGRHNPNYRAENPISPDNNPTVLAPDSKAFQFAKALAAMDSQGETQRLYSKYFG, encoded by the coding sequence TTGAAATCCACCTTAGTCGCTCAACCTTGGCTCGGCGCACTGCTCTTGCTGATGACGCTTCAAGCCCCGCTCGCCAATGCCTTTTCCAGTTCAGACGCCTGCGTGATTACCATGGGGTATCGCACCAGCGAACGCTTACCTTTTATTGAAGATGAGCCCAATAACACGGGATTTTATCACGACCTTTATCAAGCGGCAGCGGACAAGATTGGCTGCAAACTCAATGTAGTGCGCGCACCTAAATTACGCATACTGCGGGATCTCAAGCTCGGCAATATCGACTTTTATCCCGGGCTTAACTTCACCGAAGATCGGGCTAAATACGCGCATTTTATCCCTAATGGACTTTCAGAACGCGCCATAGGCATTAGCCGTGCGGGGGCCGCCGATATTCGCTCGATTGAGCAGTTGGTCAACAACAAGATGACCCTCTTAATCGCCCCCGGCAGTTACGACTTTGGCGGCCTGCCGGACAAAATACAAGTACGTAAACCGCCTGAACTCAATGTGTCTAAAGCCTTGGATTATTTGCTTACTAACCAAGGGGATTTTTTCATCTACGATCAAACCACACTGCATTATTACCTTAACGATCGCGACCCCACTCAGTTCAAACTCCACTATAACTGCTGCCAATCAGCGCAGGAAATGTACCTCGGCTTCTCTAAAAAAAGCCGCCACTACCGCGGTAGGCACAACCCTAACTATCGCGCCGAAAACCCCATCAGCCCAGACAATAATCCCACAGTGTTAGCGCCTGATTCTAAAGCTTTCCAGTTTGCCAAAGCACTCGCTGCCATGGATTCCCAAGGCGAAACTCAGCGGCTGTATAGCAAGTATTTTGGTTAG